A stretch of DNA from Microlunatus capsulatus:
GAGACCCTGGCCGCGCACGGCCTGGCCACCGGCGAGCAGGCCCGCACCCGCGCCGTCGAGCTGATGGGCGAGGCCGGCATCCCCGACGCGGCCCGCCGCGCGAAGCAGTACCCGCACGAGTTCTCCGGCGGCATGCGGCAGCGGGTGCTGATCGCCATCGGGCTGGCCTGCCAGCCCCAGCTGCTGATCGCCGACGAGCCCACGTCCGCCCTCGACGTCACCGTGCAGCGGCAGATCCTCGACCACCTCGAGGAGCTGCGCGCCGCCCGCGGCACCTCGCTGATGCTCATCACCCACGACCTCGGGCTGGCGGCCGACCGCGCCGACCAGGTGGTCGTCATGTCGAAGGGGCGGATCGTCGAGGCCGGGCCGGCCGGGGAGATCCTCCGCCGCCCGCAGGCGGAGTACACCCGGACGCTGGTCGCCGCCGCCCCGTCGGTCGGGGCCGCCCGGCTGCAGGCGTCGGGGTCCGCCGGCGCCTCCTCCGGGGCGGTGACCGCGGTGCCGCGGCCGGGTGCCGCGGGCGACGGTGCGCGCGCGGAGGACGCGGACGCCGACGACGTCGTGCTGGACGTCCAGCACCTCACCAAGCACTTCAAGCTGCGCGGCCAGCGCGGCCAGCAGGTCGTCGCCGTCGACGACGTCAGCTTCGCCGTCCGGCGCGGCACGACGACGGCGGTGGTCGGCGAGTCCGGCTCGGGCAAGACGACGACCGCGCAGATGGTGCTGGGCCTGGAGACCCCGACCTCGGGCGAGGTCCGGGTCCGCGGCCAGGTGGTCGAGGCCGCCCGCGGGGCGCAGCGCCGCGCCATCCGCCGGGCGATGCAGCCGGTGTTCCAGGACCCCTACGCCTCGCTCAACCCGACGTTCTCCATCGAGCGGATCATCGACGAGCCGCTGCGCGTCTTCCGCGTCGGCGACCGGCAGCAGCGCCGGCGCCGGGTGGCCGAGCTGCTCGACCAGGTGGCCCTGCCGCTGACCCTGGCCCAGCGCCGGCCCAACGAGCTGTCCGGCGGGCAGCGGCAGCGGGTCGCCATCGCCCGGGCGCTGGCGCTCGACCCCGACGTCGTCGTCTGCGACGAGGCCGTCTCGGCGCTCGACGTGCTGGTGCAGGACCAGACGCTGACCCTGCTCAACGACCTGCAGGACCGGCTGGGCCTGACCTACCTGTTCATCACCCACGACCTGGCCGTGGTGCGGCTGATCGCCGACGAGGTGCTGGTGATGAAGGAGGGCCGGGTGGTGGAGGCGGGTACCGTCGACCGCGTCTTCGCCGACCCGCAGACCGAGTACACGCGCAGCCTGCTCGACGCCATCCCGGGCGCCGAGTTCTTCGCCGAGCAGCGGGGCTGAGCGCCGTGCCCGACGACGCCCGGACCCGCACCTACGCCTGGGAGGACCCGGCGGCGCTGCTGCAGCACCGCGACCTGACGGGGCTGGAGCTGCTCCGGCGGATGGGTCGCGACCTGCCCGGCCCGCCGGTGGCCGCGACGCTGGGCTTCGACGTCGAGGAGGTCGAGCACGGCCGCGTCGTCTTCGGCCTGGAGCCGGCGGAGTTCCACGAGAACCCGCTCGGCACCGTGCACGGCGGGGTGCTGGCCACCCTGCTGGACAGCGCGACGGCCTGCGCCCTGCACAGCACCCTGCCCGCCGGCGTCGGGTACACGACGACGTCGCTCAACGTCACCTACACGCGCGCGGTGACCGCGCGGACCGGCCGCGTCCGCTGCATCGGGACCGTCCTCTCCCAGGGCCGCCGCACCGCCCTGGCCGAGGCCCGGGTGCTCGACGGCGAGGGCCGGCTGCTCGCCCACGCCACCTCGACGCTGCTCATCCTGCCCCCGCCGACGCCCGGCTGAGCCTCCCGCACCCCGAGCACCCTGCTGCACCCCGACGCCGGGGTGCAGCGCGACGCCCGGGGTGCAGCGCGACGCTCGGGGTACAACGCGACGCCCGGGGTGCAGGACGCGGGTCAGCGGGCGGAGGCGTGCCGGGCGACGCGCCAGGCCCCGACGACCAGGGGCAGCTGCAGCGGCAGCCGGGCCAGGGTGATCGCCCGGCCCCGCGGCGAGCGGGCCCGCCGGGCCATGTCGAGGTTGCCGGGGAAGACGGCGACGAACAGCGCGGCCGTGGCCCAGCCCCCCAGCCGGCGGGTCCGGGGCAGAGCCAGCAGCGCCGCGCAGCCGAGCTCGGCGACGCCGGAGACCAGCTCCCAGCCCAGCCGGCTCCCCGGCAGCCAGGTGGGCACGGCCGGGTCGAAGCGGTGCGGGTCGACGAGGTGGAGCGTCCCGGTGCCCGCCAGCAGGGCGGCGAGCCCCAGCGCGGTGCGGTCGGCGGTCCGGGCGGTGGTGGTCACGCCCCCACCCTGCCCCACGGCTCGTGGACGCGCCGACCGTGGAGGGTCGTGCCGCGATGTCGCGGCACGACCTCCCACGATCAGGCCGTAGGTGCCCGACACGCTCGAGCGTCCGTCAGGGGATCAGCGCGAGCTTCCCGCCGGGGTGGCCGCCGCTGAGCAGCTCGAGCGCCTCGCGCGCCTGGTCGAGGGGGAACGTCCGGGCCACGGGAACCACGAGGTCGCCGGCCGCGGCCAGGGCGATGAGCCGGGCGCGGACTTGGTCGCGGAAGGCCTGGCTGGCGGGCATCGCGCCGGCGATGAGCCGGATCCCGTCCTGCGCCGCCCGCTCGCGGGCGGCGATGGTGACGACCCGCTGCCGGTCGGGCACCAGGGCCAGGGAGACGTCGACGGCCTCGTCGGTCCCGACGGAGTCCAGGGCCGCGGCGACCCCGTCGGGCGCGAGTTCGCGCACCCGCTCCTCCAGGCCGTCGCCGTAGCGGACGGGCTCGCCGCCGAACCGGCGGACGACGTCGTCGCTGCCCTCCCCGCAGGTCCCGATCACCCGGGCGCCCAGCAACCGGGCCTGCTGGAGCACGCTCACGCCGACGGCGCCGGACGCCCCGTGCAGCAGGACGGTCTCCCCCGGCGCCACGGTGGTGACGTGCAGCATCTCGGCCGCCGTCGTGCCGGCCAGCAGCAGGTTCGCCGCCTCGGGCCAGCCGAGCGAGGCCGGCTTGGCGAAGACGTCGCGGGCCGGCGCGGTGAGGGCGCCCGCGTAGCCGCCGCGGACCCGGAAGGCGAGCACCTCGTCGCCCACCGCCCCGCCGCCGGAGGCGATCTCGGTGCCCGGGCCAACGGCGCTGAGGACCCCCGCGACCTCGTAGCCGACGGGCACGGGCAGGGTGCTGCGGTCGGACCCGCTGGCGACGTGCTTGTAGTCGGCCGGGTTCATCCCGGCCGCGCGCACCTCGATCGTCACCTCGCCCGATCCCGGCGCCGGGACGTCGACCTCCACCTCGCCGAACACATCCAGCCCGCCGAAGTCCGTCGCCACCCACGCCCGCGTCATGCCCCCATCGAACACCCGGGGCGCGGGCGTCTCGGGGCAGGGGCACCCCTCGTCGAGTGCGCGCTCCTGCAGGTTGGGAGCGGCCGACCACCTGCCGAGGTGCGCACTCGACAGAAATTGTCAGACCCACAAGATAGCGTTCCCGGTGTCAGCACGACCGACCCGAGGAGGTCCCCATGGACGTTCGCACCAGCACCCAGCGCCGGTGGCTCCGCAGCCACGTCGCCAGCATCGTCAGCAGCATGACGGGCGAGCCCGCCACCACCGACTCCGACGGCGACTACCCCGTGCGGGGCACGACGTCGCAGGCGTGGGTGCGGCTGACCACGGGCGACCCCTGCGGGGTGCACGTGTTCGGCTACGCGGCGCGCGACGTCCCGGCTCGGGCAGCGGTCCTCCGCGAGCTCAACCAGCACAACTGGGGCCGGCTCGGCACCCGGGTCGCCTGGTCCGAGGGGCTCGTGCTCGTCGACAGCTTCCTGTTCGCCGACGCCATCACCGAGGAGACGCTGACGCTCGTCCTGCGTCGGGTGCTGGCCCTGGCGGACCAGCTAGGCCCGGTGCTGACCGCCGTGCACGGCGGCACGACCTACCTCGAGGCCAGCAGCGCCTCGGCGGCCTGAGCCTGTGGCGTTCACGTCGGAGTTCCCGCCGGTCTACGTCACGGTCGACGTCGTGGTGCTCACCCTGCGCGACGACGCCCTGCACGTGCTGATGGTCGAGCGCGGTTCGAAGCCCTGGCAGGGCCGGCTGGCGCTGCCAGGAGGTTTCGTCCAGCAGCAGGAGGACCTGCTGGCCGCCGCGCGCCGCGAGCTCCGCGAGGAGACCGGTCTGGCCGTCCAGCCCGCCCACCTCGAGCAGCTGGGGACGTTCGGCCGGCCGGACCGCGACCCGCGAGCGCGCACCGTGGCCGTCGCGCACCTCGCCGTCCTGCCCGCGCTCCCCGAGCCCGTGGCCGGCACCGACGCCGCGGCGGCGAGCTGGCAGCCGGTCGCGGAGGTGCTGGACGCGGAGCTCCCGTTCGACCACCACGACATCCTGGCCGCCGGCGTCGAGCGGGCCCGCAGCAAGCTGGAGTACACCCCGCTGGCGACGGCCTTCGTCGGCCCGACCTTCACCATCGCCGACCTGCGGCACGTCTACGAGACCGTCTGGGGGCGCCGGCTCGACCCGGGCAACTTCCACCGCAAGGTCGTCGGCTCCCCCGGCTTCGTGGAGCGCGCGCCCGGCGAGCGCAGCGGCAGCCGTGGCCGACCGGCCGCCGTCTACCGGGCCGGTCCCGCCACCCTGCTCAACCCACCCCTGTGGCGGGGCGAACCCGCCCCCACCCCGACCGGAAGGCACCGCCCGTGACCCCTGCCCCTGCACCGCTCAGCCCACCCCTTACCACCGCGCAGTCCGACCGCGCGGCCGGCGTCCTGCTCGCCCTCGCCTGCGGCGACGCCCTCGGCGCCGGCTACGAGTTCGGCCCACCGCTGCCCGCCACCACCGAGATCCGGATGCGGGGAGGAGGGTCCTTCGGCTGGGCGCCCGGGGAGTGGACCGACGACACCTCGATGGCCGTCGCCATCGCCGAGGTCCCCGCAGCCGGTCTGGACCTCCGGACGGCGGCCGCCCAGGACAGCATCGCGGTGCGCTGGGTGGGCTGGGGACGGCACGCGAAGGACGTCGGCGTGCAGACCCGTCGCGTTCTCACCTCGGCCGCTGACCGGTCCGCTGGGCGGCCGACCGCCGCCCACCTGCGGGAGGTGGCGGCCGAGCTGCACGAGGCGACGGGTCGGACCGGCGGCAACGGGTCCCTGATGCGGACCGCGCCGGTCGCGCTGGCCCACCTGCACGACCCGGACGCCCTCGTCGAGGCGGCGCTCGCCCTCAGTGCCTTGACGCACGCCGACCCGGAGGCGGGCGAGGCCTGCGTGCTGTGGTGCCTGGCGATCCGGCACGCGGTCCTGCACGGGACGTTCGACGGGCTGCGGCTGAGCCTGGACCGGCTGCCCGCCGACCGCCGGCAGGTGTGGGCGCAGCGGCTCGACGTCGCCGAGCAGCGGGAGCCCGCGTCGTTCGCCCACAACGGCTGGGTGGTGGAGGCGCTGCAGGGCGCCTGGTCGGCCATCAGCCGGACGGCCGTACCCGACGCCGGCGAGGGCGGGCTACAACCTGCCGACCACCTGCGGCTCGCGCTCGAGGCGGCCGTCCGCGGCGGCCGCGACACCGACACCGTGGCGGCCATCGCCGGTGCGCTCCTCGGCGCCCGCTGGGGAGCGTCGGCCGTGCCCGCGGCCTGGCGTCGCCTGCTGCACGGCTGGCCGGGGCTGCGCGCCCGCGACCTGGTCCGGCTCGGCGTGCTGAGCGCGCATCAGGGTCGGCCCGACCGTGCCGGCTGGCCGAGCGCCCCGGTCGTCGACTACGGCCGGTGGGCCGAGCGGAACGTCCTCGTGCAGCACCCCCACGACCCCCGGGTCTGGCTCGCCGGCGTCGGCGCGCTCGACCGCCTGCCCGAGGGCGTGGACGCGGTGGTCTCGCTCTGCCGGCTCGGGTCCTCTGAGGTCCCGGCCGCCGGGGTGGCTCCCGGCGACCACGTCGAGGTGTGGCTGGTCGACTCGGCCGACCCGGCGCAGAACCCACACCTGCCCTTCGTCCTCGACGACGCCGCGGCGGC
This window harbors:
- a CDS encoding dipeptide ABC transporter ATP-binding protein; translated protein: MPSDAEGATPPVLAVHGLEVAYRTDGALRTVLHGASFTIEPGQRVAIVGESGSGKSTTAAAVLGLLPGSGRVTGGRIEFKGEDITRPSATRLASLRGREIGLVPQDPMSNLNPVLKVGRQIAETLAAHGLATGEQARTRAVELMGEAGIPDAARRAKQYPHEFSGGMRQRVLIAIGLACQPQLLIADEPTSALDVTVQRQILDHLEELRAARGTSLMLITHDLGLAADRADQVVVMSKGRIVEAGPAGEILRRPQAEYTRTLVAAAPSVGAARLQASGSAGASSGAVTAVPRPGAAGDGARAEDADADDVVLDVQHLTKHFKLRGQRGQQVVAVDDVSFAVRRGTTTAVVGESGSGKTTTAQMVLGLETPTSGEVRVRGQVVEAARGAQRRAIRRAMQPVFQDPYASLNPTFSIERIIDEPLRVFRVGDRQQRRRRVAELLDQVALPLTLAQRRPNELSGGQRQRVAIARALALDPDVVVCDEAVSALDVLVQDQTLTLLNDLQDRLGLTYLFITHDLAVVRLIADEVLVMKEGRVVEAGTVDRVFADPQTEYTRSLLDAIPGAEFFAEQRG
- a CDS encoding PaaI family thioesterase, with translation MPDDARTRTYAWEDPAALLQHRDLTGLELLRRMGRDLPGPPVAATLGFDVEEVEHGRVVFGLEPAEFHENPLGTVHGGVLATLLDSATACALHSTLPAGVGYTTTSLNVTYTRAVTARTGRVRCIGTVLSQGRRTALAEARVLDGEGRLLAHATSTLLILPPPTPG
- a CDS encoding DoxX family protein, producing the protein MTTTARTADRTALGLAALLAGTGTLHLVDPHRFDPAVPTWLPGSRLGWELVSGVAELGCAALLALPRTRRLGGWATAALFVAVFPGNLDMARRARSPRGRAITLARLPLQLPLVVGAWRVARHASAR
- a CDS encoding NADP-dependent oxidoreductase, yielding MTRAWVATDFGGLDVFGEVEVDVPAPGSGEVTIEVRAAGMNPADYKHVASGSDRSTLPVPVGYEVAGVLSAVGPGTEIASGGGAVGDEVLAFRVRGGYAGALTAPARDVFAKPASLGWPEAANLLLAGTTAAEMLHVTTVAPGETVLLHGASGAVGVSVLQQARLLGARVIGTCGEGSDDVVRRFGGEPVRYGDGLEERVRELAPDGVAAALDSVGTDEAVDVSLALVPDRQRVVTIAARERAAQDGIRLIAGAMPASQAFRDQVRARLIALAAAGDLVVPVARTFPLDQAREALELLSGGHPGGKLALIP
- a CDS encoding T3SS (YopN, CesT) and YbjN peptide-binding chaperone 1; the encoded protein is MDVRTSTQRRWLRSHVASIVSSMTGEPATTDSDGDYPVRGTTSQAWVRLTTGDPCGVHVFGYAARDVPARAAVLRELNQHNWGRLGTRVAWSEGLVLVDSFLFADAITEETLTLVLRRVLALADQLGPVLTAVHGGTTYLEASSASAA
- a CDS encoding NUDIX hydrolase; translated protein: MAFTSEFPPVYVTVDVVVLTLRDDALHVLMVERGSKPWQGRLALPGGFVQQQEDLLAAARRELREETGLAVQPAHLEQLGTFGRPDRDPRARTVAVAHLAVLPALPEPVAGTDAAAASWQPVAEVLDAELPFDHHDILAAGVERARSKLEYTPLATAFVGPTFTIADLRHVYETVWGRRLDPGNFHRKVVGSPGFVERAPGERSGSRGRPAAVYRAGPATLLNPPLWRGEPAPTPTGRHRP
- a CDS encoding ADP-ribosylglycohydrolase family protein, translating into MTPAPAPLSPPLTTAQSDRAAGVLLALACGDALGAGYEFGPPLPATTEIRMRGGGSFGWAPGEWTDDTSMAVAIAEVPAAGLDLRTAAAQDSIAVRWVGWGRHAKDVGVQTRRVLTSAADRSAGRPTAAHLREVAAELHEATGRTGGNGSLMRTAPVALAHLHDPDALVEAALALSALTHADPEAGEACVLWCLAIRHAVLHGTFDGLRLSLDRLPADRRQVWAQRLDVAEQREPASFAHNGWVVEALQGAWSAISRTAVPDAGEGGLQPADHLRLALEAAVRGGRDTDTVAAIAGALLGARWGASAVPAAWRRLLHGWPGLRARDLVRLGVLSAHQGRPDRAGWPSAPVVDYGRWAERNVLVQHPHDPRVWLAGVGALDRLPEGVDAVVSLCRLGSSEVPAAGVAPGDHVEVWLVDSADPAQNPHLPFVLDDAAAAVRQLRSEGRTVLLHCVQAQSRTPAVAALYGALVTGRPARECLADVLRVLPRARPNRALRAEVAAR